One part of the Neoarius graeffei isolate fNeoGra1 chromosome 2, fNeoGra1.pri, whole genome shotgun sequence genome encodes these proteins:
- the LOC132868695 gene encoding cilia- and flagella-associated protein 206-like translates to MRTIQNNSDEDQTSYFYTVRQNFDIAALQSVFPPSELAAFMSLLRRDKEQQLNELTKIVTGIRLFNKDSGKGGESIEDLLAVLNEALPAASTDIERELEGTQRLAWRYTTLLERCSESDTDAELNRDLLTQALYNVRQHEAFLKIILADVITCAKQVEALHTDLMSRMKVLKATVHAKTAVPTSQVFPHFTALARLWAGLQDEMVLLNMLRSMALSLRPFLSAQSQLLENVQLDQMLRGETVKSDAERAAESSEERLDPEEMKSSEWILPETTANFEQLFLQYRGVCGYTLVEKNGLLLPGNPNIGILKHREKYYSFSSKQAAYQFASNADKYIELIAERAKRSPELIQLLELHQQFASVTPYSQMQSGEKLLVKPISKSESSTQTDTHLLESSIVRSYEWNEWELRRKAIKLANLRHKVTHSTQTDLSHMRRHNTTQTFLPKEAACQTKRDGQSNVPRPQVYLAGLRGGPTTPMTKLDLTPDVHE, encoded by the exons ATGCGCACCATCCAAAACAATTCAGACGAGGACCAAACGAGCTACTTTTATACAGTGAGGCAGAACTTCGACATCG ccGCACTGCAGAGTGTGTTCCCTCCATCAGAGCTGGCCGCCTTCATGTCTCTGCTCAGGCGTGATAAAGAACAACAGCTGAACGAGCTCACCAAGATCGTCACCGGGATTCGCCTCTTCAACAAGGACAGCGGGAAAGGAGGAGAGAGCATCGAGGACC TGCTGGCCGTCCTGAACGAGGCTCTTCCTGCTGCCAGCACAGATATAGAGCGTGAACTGGAAGGGACGCAACGTTTGGCTTGGCGCTACACCACTCTGCTGGAGAGATGCTCTGAATCCGACACTGACGCCGAGCTAAACAGGGACCTGCTCACACAGGCCCTGTACAATGTACGCCAACATGAAGCCTTCCTCAAAATCATACTG GCAGATGTGATCACATGTGCAAAGCAAGTGGAGGCTCTTCACACTGACCTCATGTCGAGGATGAAGGTGCTGAAGGCCACAGTTCATGCCAAAACTGCAGTACCAACCTCCCAAGTGTTC CCTCATTTCACAGCGTTGGCCAGGCTGTGGGCAGGGCTTCAGGATGAGATGGTCTTGTTGAACATGCTCCGGAGCATGGCGCTCAGCCTGAGGCCGTTCCTCTCGGCTCAGTCGCAACTTCTCGAGAACGTTCAGTTGGATCAGATGCTCCGCGGTGAAACCGTCAAATCTGACGCAGAGAGAGCTGCTGAGAGCTCAG AGGAGCGGCTTGATCCAGAGGAGATGAAATCGTCCGAGTGGATTCTGCCCGAGACCACGGCGAACTTTGAGCAGCTCTTCCTGCAGTACAGGGGTGTGTGTGGATACACTCTTGTCGAGAAGAACGGCCTCTTGCTCCCAG GCAATCCGAACATCGGCATCCTGAAGCACAGGGAGAAATATTACAGCTTCAGCTCCAAGCAGGCTGCGTATCAGTTCGCCTCAAACGCAGACAAGTACATCGAACTGATTGCGGAAAGAGCGAAGAGATCTCCGGAACTGATCCAGCTGCTCGAGCTTCATCAGCAGTTTGCCAGCGTCACTCCGTACTCTCAG ATGCAGTCAGGTGAGAAATTGTTGGTGAAACCCATCAGCAAAAGTGAAAGCAGCACACAGACGGACACACACCTGCTGGAGAGCAGCATCGTCAGATCTTACGAGTGGAACGAGTGGGAGCTGAGACGGAAAGCCATCAAACTG GCGAACCTGCGCCATAAGGTAACCCACTCGACGCAGACTGACCTGAGCCACATGAGGAGACACAACACCACGCAGACGTTCCTTCCGAAAGAAGCCGCCTGCCAGACGAAGAGAGACGGACAGAGTAACGTACCGAGACCTCAAGTCTACCTGGCTGGGCTGAGAGGAGGACCAACCACTCCCATGACCAAACTCGATTTAACTCCagatgtgcatgaatag
- the LOC132868702 gene encoding E3 ubiquitin-protein ligase TRIM16-like produces MAEASISVAQDQFMCPVCLDLLKDAVTISCGHSFCKVCINGCWDQEDQKGIYSCPQCRDTFTTRPVLRRNNMLDEVVEKLKKKTEVQAASPAHCYAGPGDVECDFCTGRKHKAVKSCLICLTSFCEIHLKPHREVPALKKHTLIEASAKLQEKICSEHNKLIEIYCRTDQTCICYLCMLEKHKNHDAVSVATERAEKQTQTHVSIFLSTAAAVQIISEPEPQSRGEFLKYFCYLTLDPNTAHRRLILSEKNRAVRWSEREQRYSDHPERFDSYRQVLCKESVCGRCYWEVERSGAAGVFISVSYKDIRRKGEGNECGFGYNNQSWSLCCSSSSSSLSFCHNSIETDLIVPSASRIGVYVDHSAGTLSFYSVSDTMKLLHRVHTTFTQTLYAGFGFRFGLLWFSGSTVRLCDPE; encoded by the exons atggccgaggccagtatttcagtagctcaggaccagttcatgtgtccagtgtgtctggatctcctgaaggatgcggtgactatctcctgtggtcacagtttctgtaaggtgtgtattaatggctgctgggatcaggaggatcagaagggcatctacagctgtcctcagtgcagagacactttcacgacaaggcctgttctacgcagaaacaacatgctggatgaagtggtggagaaactgaagaagaagactgaagtccaagctgcttctcctgctcattgttacgctggacctggagatgtggagtgtgatttctgcaccgggagaaaacacaaagccgtcaagtcctgtctgatttgtttgacttcattttgtgaaattcatctgaaacctcatcgtgaagttcctgctttgaaaaaacacacattaattgaagcctcagcaaaactccaagagaagatctgctctgaacataacaagctgattgagatctactgtcgtactgatcaaacctgcatctgttatttgtgCATGTTGGAGAAACATAAAAACCATGACGCTGTTTCAGTTGCAACAGAAAGAGCtgaaaaacag acacaaactcatgtttctatttttctctccacagctgcagcagttcagatcatttcagaaccagaaccacagagcagaggagagtttctgaaat atttctgttatctgactctggatcccaacacggcacatcgtcgcctcattctgtctgagaagaacagagcggtgagatggagtgagagagagcagcgttactctgatcatccagagagatttgattcctacaggcaggtgttgtgtaaggagagtgtgtgtggacgctgttactgggaggtggagcggAGCGGTGCTGCTGGTGTgttcatatcagtctcatataaagacatcagaaGGAAAGGAGAGGGTAATGAGTGTGGGTTTGGAtacaacaatcagtcctggagtctgtgctgttcttcttcttcttcttctctctctttctgtcacaacagcattgagactgatctcatagttccatcagcctccagaataggagtgtatgtggatcacagtgcaggaactctgtccttctacagcgtctctgacacgatgaagctcctccacagagtccacaccacattcactcagactctatacgctgggtttgggTTCAGGTTCGGGCTCCTTTGGTTTTCTGgttctacagtgagattgtgtgatccagaataa